One window of the Arthrobacter sp. zg-Y919 genome contains the following:
- a CDS encoding hotdog domain-containing protein, whose protein sequence is MPLENINFHTRKWVRPEDLNANGTLFGGSLLRWIDEEATVYAILQMGNGRVVTKFMSEINFVSSAVQGDLIEMGLTATKFGRTSLTMQAEVRNMITRRSILTIDKIVFVNLDENGKPVPHGYTSISYDRDRLPSHHIPPVPFGAEPFAG, encoded by the coding sequence ATGCCCCTTGAGAACATCAATTTCCATACCCGCAAATGGGTCCGGCCGGAAGACCTGAACGCCAACGGAACCCTGTTCGGCGGCAGCCTGCTGCGCTGGATCGACGAAGAAGCCACCGTGTACGCCATCCTGCAGATGGGTAACGGACGGGTGGTCACCAAATTCATGTCGGAGATCAACTTCGTCAGTTCCGCGGTGCAGGGCGACCTGATTGAAATGGGGCTCACCGCCACCAAGTTCGGCCGAACCTCCCTCACCATGCAGGCCGAGGTACGCAACATGATCACCCGCCGCAGCATCCTGACAATCGACAAGATCGTGTTCGTCAACCTGGATGAGAACGGCAAACCCGTCCCGCACGGCTACACCAGCATCAGCTACGACCGGGACCGGCTGCCTTCCCACCACATCCCTCCGGTGCCTTTCGGCGCCGAGCCTTTCGCGGGCTGA